A stretch of the Bradyrhizobium arachidis genome encodes the following:
- a CDS encoding Lrp/AsnC family transcriptional regulator, translating to MPELDAIDRKILASLQTDSRMTMQELADKVGLSVSPCHRRVKLLEERGVITRYIATVDQKALGLHVSVFISIKLARQKEEDLNRFAKAISKWDEVLECYLMTGNRDYLLRVVAADLSSYEAFLKNKLTRLDGIASIESSFALSQVKYSIALPV from the coding sequence ATGCCCGAGCTCGATGCCATCGACCGAAAGATCCTCGCTTCTCTCCAGACCGACAGCCGAATGACCATGCAGGAACTCGCCGACAAGGTCGGGCTCTCGGTCTCGCCCTGCCATCGGCGCGTGAAGCTCCTGGAGGAGCGCGGCGTCATCACGCGCTACATCGCGACCGTCGACCAGAAGGCGCTGGGACTGCATGTCAGCGTCTTCATCTCGATCAAGCTGGCGCGGCAGAAGGAAGAGGACCTCAACCGCTTCGCGAAAGCGATCTCGAAATGGGACGAGGTGCTGGAATGCTATCTGATGACCGGCAACCGCGACTATCTGCTCCGCGTCGTCGCGGCCGACCTGTCGTCCTATGAGGCGTTCCTGAAGAACAAGCTGACGCGGCTCGACGGCATCGCCTCGATCGAGTCGAGCTTTGCGCTGAGCCAGGTGAAGTATTCGATCGCGCTGCCGGTGTGA
- a CDS encoding DMT family transporter yields MPEKKQAARRAPARVDHPFKGIALVLLSTIFLGCSDVTAKYLSTELPSIEITWIRFLTFALMFTPVMLPVSPFYAMRTERLGLQLMRGAVLLGSSLFFITGLRYLPIAEASATGFVSPLFVTALSIVFLSEKVGVRRWIATAIGLMGVGIILRPGTSAFHLAAFFPIISAFCWAAALILTRMMSGREAVLTTMAYSALTGVTLLTIMVPFVWVTPSWSAIGLGIFIGVASTVGQWIIVLAYRYGDASVLAPFSYTQLLWVSILGFFLFGEVPDIWTVIGAAFIVASGLYIAHRERIRRAQLLVLEERSPNA; encoded by the coding sequence ATGCCCGAGAAGAAGCAGGCTGCTCGCCGCGCACCTGCGCGCGTCGATCACCCCTTCAAAGGCATTGCGCTGGTGCTGCTGTCGACGATCTTCCTCGGCTGCTCGGACGTCACGGCAAAATATCTCTCGACCGAGCTGCCGTCGATCGAGATCACCTGGATCCGCTTCCTGACGTTTGCGCTGATGTTCACGCCCGTGATGTTGCCGGTCTCGCCGTTCTACGCGATGCGCACCGAGCGGCTCGGCCTTCAGCTGATGCGCGGCGCGGTGCTGCTCGGCTCCTCGCTGTTCTTCATCACTGGACTGCGCTACCTCCCCATTGCGGAAGCTTCCGCCACCGGCTTCGTCTCGCCGCTGTTCGTCACTGCGCTGTCGATCGTGTTCCTGAGTGAGAAGGTTGGCGTGCGCCGCTGGATCGCGACTGCGATCGGTTTGATGGGCGTGGGGATCATCCTGCGGCCGGGCACGAGCGCGTTTCACCTCGCGGCGTTCTTCCCGATCATCTCGGCTTTCTGTTGGGCGGCTGCGCTGATCCTGACGCGCATGATGAGCGGGCGGGAAGCCGTCCTTACCACGATGGCTTATTCCGCGCTGACAGGCGTGACGCTGCTGACCATCATGGTGCCGTTCGTCTGGGTCACGCCGTCGTGGAGCGCCATCGGGCTCGGCATCTTCATTGGCGTCGCGTCGACCGTCGGACAATGGATCATCGTGCTGGCCTATCGCTACGGCGATGCCTCGGTGCTGGCACCGTTCTCCTACACGCAGCTCCTCTGGGTCAGCATTCTGGGCTTCTTCCTGTTTGGTGAAGTGCCTGATATCTGGACCGTGATCGGTGCCGCCTTCATTGTCGCGAGCGGCCTTTACATCGCTCATCGCGAGCGCATCCGCCGCGCCCAGCTCCTGGTGCTCGAAGAGCGTTCGCCGAACGCCTGA
- a CDS encoding NAD(P)/FAD-dependent oxidoreductase, translating to MSEPLVIVGNGMAAARLVDELAKTALGRYAVAVIGDEPRLAYNRVLLSSVLAGETGSHEIELRPQDWWRDRGVTVRYGYRATEIDVGRRELKIAGEESMEYSKLVLATGSNALRLNVPGNDLAGVHTFRDTRDVDLLLTLAAAKKRVVVVGGGLLGLEAAYGLAKAGAPVTLVHLMDRLMERQLDGPAAELLKTLVERKGINILLNASTTRILGDGHVEAVELADGSRLEADAVIFAAGIRPNVTLAQEAGLAVNRGIVVNDVMQTSSPDIFALGECAEHRGICYGLVEPAYEQGRVLARHLAGRPAAYQGSVVATNLKVSGVSVFSAGDFIGGDGSESLVLSDIRRGTYKKLVIADGRLTGAVLIGDTVDALWYLELIRAGEKIAAIRTDMMFGRSLALPPKAA from the coding sequence ATGAGCGAACCGCTTGTCATCGTCGGTAACGGTATGGCGGCCGCGCGCCTGGTCGATGAGCTCGCCAAGACGGCGCTCGGCCGCTACGCGGTCGCCGTGATCGGCGACGAGCCACGGCTCGCCTACAACCGTGTGTTGCTCTCCTCCGTATTGGCCGGCGAAACCGGCTCGCACGAAATCGAGCTCCGGCCGCAGGACTGGTGGCGCGATCGCGGCGTCACGGTTCGCTACGGCTACCGGGCGACTGAGATCGATGTCGGCCGCCGCGAGCTGAAGATCGCGGGCGAGGAGAGCATGGAATACTCCAAGCTTGTGCTCGCTACCGGCTCGAACGCGCTGCGGCTGAACGTTCCGGGCAACGATCTCGCCGGAGTGCACACGTTTCGCGACACCCGCGACGTCGATTTGCTGCTGACGCTGGCCGCAGCCAAGAAGCGCGTGGTCGTGGTCGGCGGCGGCCTCTTGGGCCTTGAGGCTGCCTACGGCCTCGCCAAGGCCGGCGCGCCGGTGACGCTGGTGCATCTGATGGATCGCCTGATGGAGCGTCAGCTCGACGGTCCCGCGGCTGAGTTGCTCAAGACACTGGTCGAGCGCAAGGGCATCAACATTCTCCTCAATGCGTCGACTACGCGTATCCTTGGCGACGGCCATGTCGAGGCCGTGGAACTCGCTGACGGTAGCCGGCTGGAGGCCGACGCCGTGATCTTCGCCGCAGGCATCCGGCCCAACGTGACGCTGGCGCAGGAGGCGGGCCTTGCCGTCAACCGCGGCATCGTCGTCAACGATGTGATGCAGACGAGCTCGCCTGATATTTTCGCGCTCGGCGAATGCGCCGAACACCGCGGCATCTGCTACGGGCTGGTCGAACCGGCCTATGAGCAGGGACGGGTGCTGGCGCGGCATCTGGCCGGCCGCCCCGCCGCCTATCAGGGCAGCGTGGTCGCGACCAATTTGAAGGTCTCCGGCGTCAGCGTGTTCTCCGCCGGCGATTTCATCGGCGGTGATGGGAGCGAGAGTCTCGTGCTCTCCGATATCAGGCGCGGCACCTACAAGAAGCTCGTCATCGCCGACGGCCGGCTCACCGGCGCTGTGCTGATTGGCGATACCGTCGATGCCCTCTGGTATCTCGAACTGATCCGCGCCGGCGAAAAGATCGCAGCGATCCGGACCGACATGATGTTCGGCCGCTCGCTCGCGCTTCCCCCGAAAGCCGCTTGA
- a CDS encoding zinc-binding dehydrogenase, giving the protein MRAAIFRKGEIVVDRIAEPEPGAGQVLVRTLACGICGSDLHARQHAPRMVEMARKMGRPPMDLSRDVVFGHEFCCEILDYGPGTECKLKPGTHVCSLPALLTPQGILGIGYSNDLVGGYAEQMLLSEPLLLEVPNGLAPEHAALTEPLAVGVHAVAKANMSGKEVPLVIGCGPVGLAVIAALRIKGLHPIVAADYSPARRALAAKLGADIVIDPKVSQPYATWAEHAQMSEAEKAARPPFQAMLPALKPALIFECVGVPGLLQQVFESAPRDAKIVVVGVCMESDKSEPMLGIMKELNVQYVLGYTPEEFAYSLRLIAEGEVDAAAMVTATVGIDGVAKAFADLANPEAHTKIIVQPWK; this is encoded by the coding sequence ATGCGCGCCGCGATTTTCAGGAAGGGTGAGATTGTCGTCGACCGCATTGCGGAGCCAGAGCCCGGCGCCGGCCAGGTGCTGGTCAGGACGCTCGCCTGCGGCATCTGCGGCTCGGATCTCCATGCGCGCCAGCACGCTCCTCGCATGGTCGAGATGGCGAGAAAGATGGGCCGTCCGCCGATGGATCTTTCGCGCGACGTCGTGTTCGGTCACGAGTTCTGCTGCGAGATCCTCGACTACGGTCCCGGCACCGAATGCAAGCTGAAGCCAGGCACCCATGTCTGCTCGCTGCCGGCGTTGCTGACGCCACAGGGCATTTTGGGCATCGGCTATTCAAACGACCTTGTCGGCGGCTATGCCGAGCAGATGCTGCTGAGCGAGCCGCTGCTGCTGGAAGTGCCGAACGGCCTCGCCCCCGAGCACGCCGCGCTGACCGAGCCGCTCGCGGTCGGCGTTCATGCCGTGGCCAAGGCCAACATGTCAGGCAAAGAGGTGCCGCTGGTCATCGGCTGCGGTCCCGTAGGCCTTGCCGTGATCGCAGCACTGAGGATCAAGGGGCTGCACCCGATCGTCGCCGCCGACTATTCACCGGCGCGGCGCGCGCTGGCCGCAAAGCTCGGCGCCGATATCGTCATCGACCCCAAAGTATCGCAGCCTTATGCGACCTGGGCCGAGCATGCGCAGATGTCGGAAGCCGAGAAGGCGGCGCGGCCGCCGTTCCAGGCCATGCTGCCGGCGCTGAAGCCGGCGCTGATTTTCGAATGCGTCGGCGTGCCTGGCCTGCTCCAGCAGGTGTTCGAGAGCGCTCCGCGCGATGCGAAGATCGTCGTGGTCGGCGTCTGCATGGAAAGCGACAAGAGCGAGCCGATGCTCGGCATCATGAAGGAGCTCAACGTCCAGTACGTGCTCGGCTACACGCCCGAAGAGTTCGCGTACTCGCTGCGCCTGATTGCGGAAGGCGAGGTCGATGCCGCCGCCATGGTGACCGCCACCGTCGGCATCGACGGCGTAGCCAAAGCCTTCGCCGATCTCGCCAATCCCGAGGCGCACACCAAGATCATCGTGCAGCCGTGGAAGTAG
- a CDS encoding transketolase gives MPVDPARLETLSALSRKALWLSSWTIHHANHIRPNKDGLKVGGHQASSASLATIMSALYFHVLRPEDRVAVKPHASPVFHAIQYLFGRQTREKLENFRGFKGAQSYPSRTKDVDDVDFSTGSVGLGVAQTLFSSLVQDYVKSHGWMKDRREGRMIALVGDAEMDEGNIFEALAEGWKHGLRNTWWVVDYNRQSLDAVVREGLWEKFETMFRNFGWDVVIVKYGRLMREAFAEPGGEALKRWIDNCPNALYAALCFQGGAAFRKHLHDEIGDQGPITKLIDRRSDDELLALMSNLGGHDMASMLEAFGSIDHDRPVCFIAYTIKGVGLPFQGHKDNHAGLMTVAQMDKYRESQNIRPGYEWDKFEGLEQDAAELEAFLARVPFNQDGRRLCAPVVDVPSQLTFKPSPQMSTQQGFGLVLNEIARSERELAKRIVTTSPDVTVSTNLGPWVNRRGLFARAEKADLFRSEKIPSTFNWDASPRGQHLELGIAEMNLFIMLSALGLSHQINGERLLPVGTLYDPFIERGLDALNYACYQDARFMVAATPSGITLAPEGGAHQSIATPLIGMAQDGLASFEPAFVDELATIMGWGFDHMQREAGEGGSVYLRLSTRSIDQVQRIMTPELAKGITDGAYWLREPGPNAEVVIAYTGALAPEAIEATGFIGESRRDVGLLAVTSADRLHAGWTAARKLRRDRRGVQHLSHIEKLLAPLTRDCGIVTVIDGHPATLGWLGSVRGHRVEALGVEQFGQTGTIGDLYRHHGLDANAIIDAAESLTTGAPVLHRKMAV, from the coding sequence ATGCCCGTCGATCCCGCCCGCCTCGAAACGCTGTCCGCGCTCAGCCGCAAAGCTTTGTGGCTGTCGTCCTGGACCATCCACCACGCCAACCACATCCGCCCGAATAAGGACGGCCTGAAAGTCGGCGGCCACCAGGCCTCGTCCGCTTCGCTGGCGACCATCATGTCGGCGCTGTATTTCCATGTGCTGCGGCCTGAGGACCGCGTCGCGGTGAAGCCGCATGCGAGCCCGGTGTTCCACGCCATCCAGTATCTGTTCGGCCGCCAGACCCGCGAGAAGCTCGAGAATTTTCGCGGCTTCAAGGGCGCGCAGTCCTATCCCTCGCGCACCAAGGACGTCGACGACGTCGATTTCTCGACCGGCTCGGTGGGCCTCGGCGTTGCGCAGACGCTGTTCTCCTCGCTGGTGCAGGATTACGTCAAATCGCATGGCTGGATGAAGGACCGCCGCGAGGGCCGGATGATCGCGCTCGTCGGCGATGCCGAGATGGACGAGGGCAACATCTTTGAGGCGCTCGCCGAGGGATGGAAGCACGGCCTGCGCAACACCTGGTGGGTCGTCGACTACAACCGGCAGTCGCTCGACGCCGTCGTGCGCGAAGGGCTCTGGGAAAAATTTGAGACCATGTTCCGCAATTTTGGCTGGGACGTCGTCATCGTGAAATACGGCCGTCTGATGCGCGAGGCTTTTGCCGAGCCGGGCGGGGAGGCACTGAAGCGCTGGATCGACAATTGCCCGAACGCGCTCTACGCCGCGCTGTGTTTTCAGGGCGGCGCGGCGTTCCGAAAACACCTGCATGACGAGATCGGCGATCAGGGGCCGATCACAAAGCTGATCGACCGCCGCAGCGACGACGAGCTCTTGGCGCTGATGTCAAACCTCGGCGGCCACGACATGGCGAGCATGCTGGAGGCGTTCGGGTCGATCGATCACGATCGTCCGGTCTGCTTTATCGCCTACACCATCAAGGGTGTCGGCCTGCCGTTCCAGGGCCACAAGGACAATCATGCCGGCCTGATGACGGTCGCGCAGATGGACAAATATCGCGAGAGCCAGAACATCCGTCCTGGGTATGAATGGGATAAGTTCGAAGGGCTCGAGCAGGATGCGGCCGAGCTCGAAGCCTTCCTCGCCCGCGTACCCTTCAACCAGGATGGTCGTCGCCTCTGCGCGCCCGTCGTCGATGTGCCGTCGCAGCTCACCTTCAAGCCGTCGCCGCAGATGTCGACCCAGCAGGGCTTTGGCCTCGTGCTCAACGAGATCGCCCGCAGCGAGCGCGAGCTCGCCAAGCGCATCGTCACCACGTCGCCCGACGTCACGGTCTCGACCAATCTCGGGCCGTGGGTGAACCGCCGCGGCCTGTTCGCGCGCGCCGAGAAGGCGGACTTATTCCGCAGTGAGAAAATTCCCTCGACTTTCAACTGGGACGCCTCGCCAAGAGGCCAGCATCTCGAGCTCGGCATCGCCGAGATGAACCTGTTCATCATGCTGTCGGCGCTCGGCCTGTCGCATCAGATCAATGGCGAGCGGCTCTTGCCGGTCGGCACGCTCTACGATCCCTTCATCGAGCGCGGCCTCGATGCCCTCAACTACGCCTGCTACCAGGACGCCCGCTTCATGGTGGCGGCAACGCCCTCCGGGATCACACTTGCGCCCGAGGGTGGCGCACATCAGTCGATCGCGACGCCGCTGATCGGCATGGCGCAGGACGGGCTTGCCTCGTTCGAACCGGCCTTCGTCGACGAGCTCGCCACGATCATGGGATGGGGTTTTGACCACATGCAGCGCGAGGCGGGCGAGGGCGGTTCGGTCTATTTGCGGCTGTCGACGCGCAGTATCGACCAGGTGCAGCGGATCATGACACCGGAGCTCGCAAAGGGAATCACCGACGGCGCCTATTGGCTGCGCGAGCCGGGTCCCAATGCGGAAGTCGTGATCGCCTATACCGGCGCATTGGCGCCCGAAGCGATCGAGGCGACCGGCTTCATCGGCGAGAGCCGGCGTGACGTCGGCCTGCTCGCGGTCACCTCGGCGGACCGCCTGCATGCGGGATGGACCGCCGCACGGAAATTGCGGCGCGACCGTCGTGGCGTGCAGCATCTCAGCCATATCGAGAAGCTCCTGGCGCCGCTTACCCGTGACTGCGGAATCGTGACGGTGATCGACGGCCATCCGGCCACGCTCGGCTGGCTCGGCAGCGTCCGCGGTCATCGCGTCGAGGCGCTCGGCGTCGAGCAGTTCGGCCAGACCGGCACGATTGGCGACCTTTACCGCCACCATGGCTTAGATGCCAACGCCATCATCGATGCGGCCGAAAGCCTCACCACGGGCGCGCCGGTCCTGCATCGCAAGATGGCGGTGTGA
- a CDS encoding aldo/keto reductase gives MKANPFGRTGANVSVIGQGTWYLDHADRKRAIAALQRGLDLGMSHVDTAEMYGDAELVIADAIAGRRDEVFLVSKVLPSNASRRGTIAACERSLKRLKTDRLDCYLLHWRGSYALEDTVAAFEELVKAGKIKSWGVSNFDADDLDEMLDVAGKGRIACNQVLYHLKERAIEHAVIPWCEKHGVAVVAYSPFGHDDFPAASSKGGAALAQIAKAHGATPRQVALHFLTRATTVFAIPKASSAEHAAENAAAGDITLTKDEIAALDAAFPRGPKPRGLPML, from the coding sequence ATGAAAGCAAATCCCTTCGGCCGCACCGGCGCAAATGTTTCCGTCATCGGGCAGGGCACCTGGTATCTCGACCATGCCGACCGCAAGCGCGCGATCGCCGCACTTCAGCGCGGGCTCGATCTCGGCATGAGCCATGTCGACACCGCCGAGATGTATGGCGATGCCGAGCTCGTCATTGCCGACGCCATCGCCGGCCGCCGCGATGAAGTGTTCCTCGTCTCGAAGGTGTTGCCGAGCAACGCCTCGCGCCGCGGCACCATCGCCGCCTGCGAGCGTTCGCTGAAGCGGCTGAAGACCGATCGGCTCGATTGCTATCTCTTGCACTGGCGCGGATCCTACGCGCTGGAGGACACCGTGGCGGCGTTTGAGGAACTGGTGAAGGCCGGCAAGATCAAATCCTGGGGCGTCTCCAATTTCGACGCCGACGACCTCGACGAGATGCTCGACGTCGCGGGCAAAGGCAGGATCGCCTGCAATCAGGTGCTCTATCATCTGAAGGAGCGCGCGATCGAGCATGCGGTGATCCCGTGGTGCGAGAAGCACGGCGTCGCGGTCGTCGCCTATTCGCCGTTCGGTCACGACGATTTTCCCGCTGCTAGCAGCAAGGGCGGTGCCGCGCTGGCACAGATCGCCAAGGCACACGGTGCGACACCGCGACAGGTCGCGCTGCACTTCCTCACCCGTGCCACTACGGTGTTCGCGATCCCGAAGGCCTCAAGCGCGGAACATGCCGCCGAAAATGCGGCCGCTGGCGACATCACACTCACGAAAGACGAGATTGCGGCGCTCGATGCGGCGTTTCCGCGCGGTCCGAAGCCGCGTGGCCTGCCGATGCTGTAG
- a CDS encoding nitrate reductase, with amino-acid sequence MTAIDPTLRTTKTTCPYCGVGCGVLATPDGSGGAAIAGDPEHPANFGRLCSKGSALGETVGLEGRLLHPMIRCKGTLERVAWSDALDHVAHRMQHIVARDGADAVAFYLSGQLLTEDYYVANKLMKGFIGTANVDTNSRLCMASSVAGHRRAFGADTVPGCYEDLDQADLLVLVGSNAAWCHPILFQRMRRNKEERGARIIVIDPRRTDTASDIDLFLGVKPGTDTALFSGLFVHLADSGALDKDYIEKNTSGFDAALARARSIAGSVTATALATGLSEQDVATFFQMFRDTARTVTLYSQGVNQSAQGTDKVNAILNCHLATGRMGKLGASPFSLTGQPNAMGGREVGGLANQLAAHMMFSPPEVDRVRRFWKAPRIATHEGLKAVQMFEAINRGEIKALWVMGTNPAVSLPDADVVREAMKKLELFVVSENVLSNDTVDAGVHVLLPALAWGEKSGTVTNSERRISRQRSFLPAPGEARPDWWIMGEVAKRLGFGDGFNYKSAAEIFREHAALSAFENDGNRDFDIGALQDVSDDAYDALVPLQWPAREGQAPGDRFFAKGGFFTPDGKGRFIAPEVPALKSETTASRPLRLNTGRIRDQWHTMTRTGLSQRLGAHLPEPFVEIHPDDASKYGVTDDSFARVTTDYGQCILKVVVSDRAQRGTLFVPIHWSEMNTSHGRVGALVQSFNDPFSGQPESKATPVSIAPYEYVFRGFVLSRKQLALPAHLWWSRVTVSGGFGYLFADNADLSRWPAWLDPIAGEDFAEYRDFGGGVYRAASFVGDRIDTCLFVGPAHDAGDWEVVKSMFAADVVSDEQRRLLLSGKSTEGVASTGPVVCACFGVGRATICDTIAAGAKTAAEIGAKLKAGTNCGSCIPELKRLIAQTDVAAAKEANFAGAAS; translated from the coding sequence ATGACTGCGATCGATCCGACGCTTCGCACCACCAAGACGACCTGCCCTTATTGCGGCGTCGGCTGCGGCGTGCTGGCGACGCCCGACGGCAGCGGCGGCGCGGCGATCGCGGGCGATCCCGAGCACCCGGCGAATTTCGGCCGGCTCTGCTCCAAGGGTTCGGCGCTCGGCGAGACCGTCGGGCTCGAGGGCCGGTTGCTGCATCCGATGATCCGCTGCAAGGGCACTCTGGAGCGCGTTGCCTGGAGCGATGCGCTAGACCATGTCGCCCATCGCATGCAACACATCGTGGCACGCGACGGTGCCGATGCGGTCGCGTTCTATCTTTCCGGCCAGCTCCTGACCGAGGACTATTACGTCGCCAACAAGCTGATGAAGGGCTTTATCGGCACGGCGAATGTCGACACCAATTCGCGGCTCTGCATGGCGTCCTCGGTTGCCGGCCACCGCCGCGCCTTCGGCGCCGACACCGTGCCGGGCTGCTACGAAGATCTCGACCAGGCCGATCTCCTGGTGCTGGTCGGCTCGAACGCCGCCTGGTGCCACCCGATCCTGTTCCAGCGCATGCGCAGGAACAAGGAGGAGCGCGGTGCGCGCATCATCGTCATCGATCCGCGCCGTACCGATACGGCCAGCGACATCGACCTGTTCCTGGGCGTGAAGCCCGGCACCGACACCGCGCTTTTCTCAGGCTTGTTCGTTCACCTCGCCGACAGCGGCGCGCTGGACAAGGACTATATCGAAAAGAACACCTCCGGCTTTGACGCGGCGCTTGCGCGTGCGCGCAGCATCGCCGGCAGCGTCACCGCGACCGCGCTCGCCACCGGCCTCTCCGAGCAGGACGTCGCGACCTTCTTCCAGATGTTCCGCGACACCGCGCGGACGGTCACGCTGTACTCGCAGGGCGTCAACCAGTCCGCGCAGGGCACCGACAAGGTCAACGCGATCCTCAACTGCCACCTCGCCACGGGACGCATGGGCAAGCTCGGGGCTTCGCCGTTCTCGCTCACCGGCCAGCCCAACGCGATGGGCGGACGTGAAGTCGGCGGGCTCGCAAACCAGCTCGCCGCGCACATGATGTTCTCGCCACCCGAGGTCGATCGGGTGCGCCGGTTCTGGAAGGCGCCGCGCATCGCCACGCATGAGGGGCTGAAGGCGGTACAGATGTTCGAGGCGATCAACCGCGGCGAGATCAAGGCGCTGTGGGTGATGGGCACCAACCCGGCGGTGTCGCTGCCCGACGCCGATGTCGTGCGCGAAGCGATGAAGAAGCTCGAGCTGTTCGTGGTCTCCGAGAACGTGCTCTCCAACGACACCGTCGATGCCGGCGTACACGTGCTGTTGCCGGCACTCGCCTGGGGCGAGAAGTCGGGCACGGTGACCAATTCCGAGCGCCGCATCTCGCGCCAGCGCTCGTTCCTGCCGGCGCCGGGCGAGGCGCGGCCGGACTGGTGGATCATGGGCGAAGTCGCCAAGCGGCTCGGTTTCGGCGACGGCTTCAATTACAAATCGGCCGCCGAGATCTTTCGCGAGCATGCCGCGCTCTCTGCCTTCGAGAACGACGGCAACCGCGACTTCGACATCGGCGCCCTGCAGGACGTCTCGGACGATGCCTATGATGCGCTTGTTCCACTGCAATGGCCGGCGCGCGAGGGGCAGGCCCCTGGCGACCGCTTCTTTGCGAAGGGCGGCTTCTTCACGCCCGACGGCAAGGGGCGCTTCATTGCGCCAGAGGTGCCGGCGCTGAAGAGCGAGACGACGGCGTCGCGGCCGCTACGGCTGAACACCGGCCGCATTCGCGACCAGTGGCACACCATGACGCGCACCGGCCTCAGCCAGCGGTTAGGTGCGCACCTGCCGGAACCTTTCGTCGAGATCCATCCTGATGACGCCAGCAAATACGGCGTCACCGACGACAGCTTTGCCCGCGTCACCACCGATTACGGCCAGTGCATCCTCAAGGTCGTCGTCAGCGACCGCGCGCAGCGCGGCACGCTGTTCGTGCCGATCCACTGGAGCGAGATGAACACCTCGCACGGCCGCGTCGGCGCCCTGGTGCAGTCGTTCAACGATCCGTTCTCCGGACAGCCGGAATCCAAGGCAACGCCGGTGTCGATCGCGCCGTACGAATATGTGTTCCGCGGCTTTGTGCTCTCGCGCAAGCAACTCGCGCTGCCGGCGCACCTGTGGTGGAGCCGTGTCACGGTCTCCGGCGGCTTCGGCTATTTGTTCGCCGACAACGCGGATCTCTCGCGCTGGCCGGCCTGGCTCGACCCGATCGCCGGTGAGGACTTTGCGGAGTACCGCGATTTTGGCGGCGGCGTCTACCGCGCGGCGTCCTTCGTGGGCGATCGCATCGACACCTGCCTGTTCGTCGGACCCGCGCATGACGCCGGCGACTGGGAAGTGGTCAAGTCCATGTTCGCCGCCGATGTCGTCAGCGACGAGCAGCGCCGCCTGCTGCTGTCAGGCAAGTCCACCGAGGGTGTAGCCTCGACCGGCCCGGTCGTCTGCGCCTGTTTTGGCGTCGGCCGTGCCACGATCTGCGATACCATTGCGGCGGGCGCGAAGACTGCGGCCGAGATCGGCGCAAAACTCAAGGCCGGCACCAATTGCGGCTCGTGCATTCCCGAGCTGAAGCGCCTGATTGCGCAGACGGATGTGGCGGCCGCGAAGGAAGCCAATTTCGCAGGCGCGGCGAGCTAA